The sequence TAAGAATCTTCTTCCCCACACAACACGGGTCTTCCATGAAATTGAAAGGAATTTATTTAACATGCTTTCTCATGaatacatatgtatataatcTGTTATGAGTATCCATCACACTAACACTGTTTCCTTTCAAATCAATCTCTTTATTTGTGTGATTGTAGATGAAATATAGATTCAGTGTTTTAGTCTCCTTGATCCCCAAGTTTCTTCCTTGGCCCACCATTtcaatgaacaaaaataaaacagtttctatgcatttttttctttcttttagtaGTTTGTTATGCTCCCCACCACTGAGCACAAACATCATTGCAGAGTTTGATACACTTTCCAAGGTTTTGAACAGGATCATGCTAACTTCCAACAACTAACTTAACTATTTAATGTTAGCTACTCAATTATAATAAGAAAGATGCAGTGAGCATGCATCAATGCAAAATACATGTCTTACCAATCTTTCAAGGATGAAATTCTTAAAACAGAGTTTTCCACATTGTCACACTAAAAGAAAAGGAACTATGGTAGCACTCACATCACCCCTTCACATATACTACATCTACTTAAAGTGATAATACTTCAAAACTAACTGATAATACACACATAAAAACCTTAAAACTACGTTGTCTTCATGAAGTTGTCTCCATATAGATGAAAGAACCTTTTCTATTGTTATCATAAGATTAATGGCTTCAGGTTTCAAGTTATCTCTTCAACTATTTTTCTTCTGATTCACAAACAGAAAATCCTTCCCAGCCTACACAATGCAACACATGCAGCATGGTATATCAATAATATGTTAAAGTGAAAATCAGTTCAAGTGAAGCATCTGCCTCATTCGTCAAGAAAGTAATCTTCATTTTTCTAATGAAGCTGCTTGATTTTCTCACCTCTGCATGGAATACTGCATTGTTTGAAACCTTCCTCTGTGATGAtcagaagaaagaaaatttgctcttctttttcttctttttctcttgttttttttcATGGATAGGAGATGGCATACATACACCGTCATGGACATCAACGTTTGATAATTCAGAATCAAACCCTTTTGATGAATGGTATTCGTCTAAGTTAAGATATCTAGTAACACTGTTGGAATATCCATAATATTATCACCCTGCAATGATTTCAGAAGAAAATAGACAGATGAATTCAAAGTGTTCGAATAAAGAAATCAAATCTAAAGTAATGGGACAGTTCAGAAACAGATGGACAATATAGGTTGACCTGTTCAGAGACGGCCTCAGCATCTGTATCGTATACCTTTCTCAATGACTCCGATTGGGTGAAAGTATTGAAGTAGGTATTTGTACCTTGTTCATTGTTAACATAATTGTCctgaacaaaaaaagaattcacGAATTCCTCTTCCTGGGTATCGTCATATGAATTGTGCTTAATGTTAGATTCATTTCTAAAATGGGCATCGTAAAATGAGGGGTTTGGAAAAGACGTTTGGTCTTGCTGAAAGGTGGTTCCTATTGAGTGATTGTGATAGCCAGAAACCATGATTCTACTGCTCTCCCCTTCATCACCCCCACCTTCAGTTGTTCCCCCAGGTTTCTTCATCAGACGACACAAAACAAAAGTCCTCTGCAAAATGCTCAAACTTGTTATAAATgctaaaacctaaaatatcCATTGATATATGTCAGAGGCTATAGAACagtgaagaaaaataaagaaggaTAATTTGCAATGAGTGTTAAAATTCTCCAAAACGCGAACTAACCTGGCTTTGGTGAAAGGTGACAGCATGGTATTCGTGAATAACCCAGTTGGATTTCTGACCACGTGAAACGCGACCTTTGTAGTAAACAAGAGTCTTCTTTGTGGCAATGAGAGTGTTGGAGTCGGAGCTTCTAATCTCACGATCTTTTCCGGTGGGTTTCCAGAAGCCACACTTGGTTGTCCGGTTAATCCTTTTACTATTTGAATACTTGAAATCAACGGGACTAAAGAAAAACCATTCTGGGAAATCAAATTGTACATTTGATTCCCCGAATAACACTGTtttcaaacaagaaaagaaaaacaaacaacagtgaagaaaagaaaagaggaagataaagaaga is a genomic window of Vigna unguiculata cultivar IT97K-499-35 unplaced genomic scaffold, ASM411807v1 contig_479, whole genome shotgun sequence containing:
- the LOC114172043 gene encoding protein NTM1-like 9; its protein translation is MDDVVGFGFRPTEEELVDYYLRHRLLGDDPQVHVIPDIDLCQGEPWDVPMLFGESNVQFDFPEWFFFSPVDFKYSNSKRINRTTKCGFWKPTGKDREIRSSDSNTLIATKKTLVYYKGRVSRGQKSNWVIHEYHAVTFHQSQRTFVLCRLMKKPGGTTEGGGDEGESSRIMVSGYHNHSIGTTFQQDQTSFPNPSFYDAHFRNESNIKHNSYDDTQEEEFVNSFFVQDNYVNNEQGTNTYFNTFTQSESLRKVYDTDAEAVSEQGDNIMDIPTVLLDILT